One genomic window of Salvia miltiorrhiza cultivar Shanhuang (shh) chromosome 4, IMPLAD_Smil_shh, whole genome shotgun sequence includes the following:
- the LOC131020330 gene encoding S-adenosylmethionine carrier 1, chloroplastic/mitochondrial, producing MAIDHSTICENGKPLTLSLNNHNQFFVWREFLWGAIAGAFGEGMMHPVDTIKTRMQSQAIFSGSKNQNSAMQMVRAVWAMDGLAGLYRGIAPGVMGSLATGATYFGVIESTKNWMEESYPGVGGHWAHFIAGAIGDTLGSFIYVPCEVMKQRMQVQGSKKYWTSVLVKEASQAKHGMPTYGYYPGMFQAGCSIWKEQGLKGLYAGYWSTLARDVPFAGLMVTFYEAFKTMSEYGRRRIFPNSDFHTNSTFEGLVLGGLAGGLSAYLTTPLDVIKTRLQVQGTTIRYTGWLDTVYKVWHAEGVKGMFRGSVPRIAWYIPASALTFMAVEFLRDHHRLTSISIDKKNTSLQEAS from the exons ATGGCGATCGACCACTCCACCATCTGCGAAAACGGGAAGCCTCTCACGCTCAGCTTAAACAACCACAATCAATTCTTTG TGTGGAGGGAGTTCTTATGGGGGGCGATTGCGGGCGCTTTTGGGGAAGGAATGATGCATCCTGTTGACACAATTAAGACACGCATGCAAAGCCAAGCTATTTTCAGCGGAAGCAAG AATCAAAATAGTGCAATGCAAATGGTCCGAGCCGTTTGGGCTATGGATGGTTTGGCTG GCTTGTACAGGGGAATTGCACCAGGAGTAATGGGATCTCTTGCTACTGGAGCTACTTACTTTGGAGTCATCGAGTCCACAAAGAATTGGATGGAAGAATCATATCCTGGTGTTGGCGGTCACTGGGCACATTTCATAGCTGGAGCAATAG GGGATACACTTGGCTCTTTTATATACGTTCCTTGTGAAGTGATGAAGCAACGCATGCAAGTTCAGGGCTCTAAGAAGTACTGGACTTCTGTTTTGGTAAAAGAAGCTTCTCAGGCAAAACATGGTATGCCCACTTATGGCTACTATCCTGGAATGTTTCAAGCTGGATGTTCAATATGGAAGGAACAAGGGTTAAAGGGACTATATGCAGG ATATTGGTCCACACTTGCACGAGATGTTCCATTTGCTGGACTTATG GTTACTTTCTATGAAGCTTTTAAGACCATGTCAGAATATGGGAGACGTAGAATTTTCCCCAATTCAGACTTCCATACTAATAGTACTTTTGAGGGGCTTGTATTAGGAGGACTAGCTGGTG GTTTGAGTGCATATCTCACTACTCCGCTGGACGTTATTAAAACCAGATTGCAAGTACAAGGGACCACCATTAG GTATACGGGATGGTTGGATACTGTTTATAAGGTATGGCATGCTGAAGGAGTTAAAGGGATGTTCAGAGGTAGTGTCCCCAGAATTGCATGGTATATACCGGCATCAGCTCTCACTTTCATGGCCGTAGAATTTCTTAGGGATCATCACAGATTAACTAGTATATCAATAgacaaaaaaaatacttcattgCAAGAGGCTTCCTGA